One Streptomyces sp. NBC_00102 DNA segment encodes these proteins:
- a CDS encoding PIG-L family deacetylase, producing MTDRPLTLMAVHAHPDDEATSTGGVLARYAAEGIRTVLVTCTDGRCGDGPGGVKPGDPGHDPAAVASMRRRELEASREVLKISDLETLDYADSGMVGWPSNDAPGSFWRTPVAEGAARLAELMRHYRPDVVVTYDENGFYGHPDHIQAHRITMAALEMTELTPKVYWTTMPRSAMQRFGETLRELGEEMPEPDPAEEAAMAEMGLPDDEITTWVDTTAFSGQKFDSLAAHASQGENIFFLKMGKEKFADLMGVETFVRVKDATGAALPENDLFAGVR from the coding sequence ATGACTGACCGGCCCTTGACGCTCATGGCAGTGCACGCCCACCCCGACGACGAGGCGACCAGCACCGGAGGGGTTCTCGCGCGGTATGCGGCGGAGGGAATCCGTACGGTGCTGGTGACCTGTACCGACGGCCGTTGCGGGGACGGGCCGGGGGGTGTCAAGCCGGGGGACCCGGGGCACGATCCGGCGGCCGTCGCGTCGATGCGCCGCCGGGAGCTGGAAGCGAGCCGTGAGGTCCTGAAGATCAGCGATCTGGAGACCTTGGACTACGCGGACTCGGGCATGGTCGGGTGGCCGAGCAACGACGCCCCCGGTTCCTTCTGGCGGACCCCGGTGGCGGAGGGCGCCGCACGGCTCGCGGAACTCATGCGGCACTACCGGCCCGACGTGGTCGTCACCTACGACGAGAACGGCTTCTACGGCCACCCCGACCACATCCAGGCCCACCGCATCACCATGGCGGCGCTGGAGATGACCGAGCTGACGCCGAAGGTGTACTGGACGACGATGCCGCGCTCGGCGATGCAGCGGTTCGGGGAGACCCTGCGCGAGCTCGGGGAGGAGATGCCGGAGCCCGATCCCGCCGAGGAAGCCGCGATGGCCGAGATGGGCCTCCCGGACGACGAGATCACCACCTGGGTGGACACCACCGCGTTCAGTGGTCAGAAGTTCGACTCGCTGGCGGCCCACGCCAGTCAGGGCGAGAACATCTTCTTCCTGAAGATGGGCAAGGAGAAGTTCGCCGATCTGATGGGCGTGGAGACCTTCGTACGCGTGAAGGACGCCACCGGAGCGGCCCTGCCCGAGAACGACCTCTTCGCCGGAGTGCGCTGA